The following coding sequences lie in one Miscanthus floridulus cultivar M001 chromosome 9, ASM1932011v1, whole genome shotgun sequence genomic window:
- the LOC136480396 gene encoding uncharacterized protein: MSFSAAVQWWEDWQLRLLVLASLFFQYFLFVSAVVRKLRVPHWFRALIWLAYQGGDVVAIYALATLFSRHKEEALATNPANAHLETLWAPILLLHLGGQDGITAYSIEDNENWRRHLLVSVSQITIAIYVFRKSWWSAGDMILLRAAILLFVPGILKCLEKPWALKNAMVASIMNSSDSRLEEATLDEDDAQQKEKDINSQEKYVQAAAETVANPVTQPVEDDLAGQPYDLFVDRGHPYSIRLRNLGLVAPRSARAESADVHDLGRSALSKAFDRLYTKHKASFGGLLRAAVALVTFVVIGLFQRRHRGVYDRADVVVTYVLLCCTAALEFVSACLVLASGLPRPDDKLAQYNLVGYLARNEKHPWLWALARLLGARVLLDLLWCTAPPQLSPSITWLVYDHVAAGWKDYIWKSLYEQDAATGGWKRKPTLTDGVRAYRLFNDSRGQRTLEREGCVGRSAIEKSLRMPFDKSVLLWHLATEFCYFDHVDTGHDATRHSRMVSNYMAYLLFVEPEMLIPGARSKLFRATYHELRKMLKPPSEDELAETELEPTEKKAPPPRSENEIARKVIQKVKSTIGLGLGSENVVHKAWAVANELKEFAKEKKKEFIEKWKLRAVVRSAKKTFKEMAVEFIIEAKNFISEAEKFISEEKKKKQTKEEEKITDLLGSAKKKAEEFIKEEEKTEKEKEKEEERNKKQMVDDFSRSAQAVIKEINDQLEEETKKQKQLTKLVDRNLMTKEEELLKIRAREHADDKMWAVIRGVWVEMLCFSAGRCRGYLHAKSLGNGGEYLSYVWLLLSYMGMETMPERMRMQRPELPVVGDTRALVKTPTDEDVDDPVGEHNV; the protein is encoded by the exons ATGAGCTTCTCAGCAGCCGTGCAATGGTGGGAGGACTGGCAGCTGCGGCTGCTCGTCCTGGCCAGCCTCTTCTTCCAGTACTTCCTCTTCGTCTCTGCCGTCGTCCGCAAGCTCCGCGTCCCGCACTGGTTCAGGGCCCTCATCTGGCTGGCCTACCAGGGCGGCGACGTCGTGGCGATCTACGCCCTGGCCACCCTATTCAGCCGCCACAAGGAGGAGGCGCTGGCCACAAACCCGGCCAACGCCCACCTGGAGACGCTGTGGGCGCccatcctgctgctgcacctcggcGGCCAGGACGGCATTACAGCCTACAGCATCGAGGACAATGAGAACTGGAGGCGGCACCTTCTGGTTTCGGTGTCTCAG ATCACCATCGCCATCTACGTTTTCCGCAAGTCATGGTGGTCTGCAGGTGACATGATCCTACTGCGAGCAGCAATCCTGCTCTTCGTCCCCGGGATCCTCAAGTGCCTGGAGAAGCCATGGGCTCTCAAGAACGCGATGGTGGCGAGCATCATGAACTCCTCCGATTCACGGCTGGAAGAAGCCACCCTCGACGAAGACGACGCGCAGCAGAAGGAGAAGGACATCAACTCGCAGGAGAAGTACGTGCAGGCCGCAGCCGAGACCGTCGCCAACCCGGTGACCCAGCCTGTGGAGGACGATTTGGCCGGCCAGCCGTACGACCTCTTCGTGGACCGCGGCCACCCCTACTCCATCCGGCTCCGAAACCTGGGGCTCGTGGCGCCACGCTCCGCGAGAGCCGAGTCAGCCGACGTGCACGACCTGGGGCGCTCGGCCCTCTCCAAGGCGTTCGACCGCCTGTACACTAAGCACAAGGCGAGCTTCGGCGGCCTGCTGCGCGCCGCCGTCGCGCTGGTGACGTTCGTGGTCATTGGGCTGTTCCAGAGGAGACACCGCGGCGTGTACGACCGTGCCGACGTCGTCGTCACCTACGTCCTGCTCTGCTGCACCGCCGCGCTGGAGTTCGTCTCGGCGTGCCTGGTCCTGGCATCGGGCCTGCCGCGGCCCGACGACAAGCTCGCCCAGTACAACCTCGTCGGTTACCTCGCCCGCAACGAGAAGCACCCGTGGTTATGGGCGCTCGCCCGCCTTCTGGGGGCCAGGGTCCTCCTAGACCTGCTCTGGTGCACTGCGCCCCCCCAGTTGTCCCCCAGCATCACCTGGCTCGTCTACGATCACGTCGCCGCCGGGTggaaggattacatatggaaaTCTTTGTATGAGCAAGACGCCGCCACCGGCGGATGGAAGCGGAAGCCAACTCTAACTGACGGTGTGAGAGCCTACCGGCTGTTCAACGATAGCCGCGGCCAACGGACACTGGAGAGGGAGGGATGCGTCGGCCGGAGCGCCATCGAGAAGAGCCTGCGGATGCCCTTCGACAAGAGCGTCCTGCTCTGGCACCTCGCCACGGAGTTCTGCTACTTCGACCACGTGGACACCGGCCACGACGCCACCCGCCACAGCAGGATGGTATCCAACTACATGGCGTACCTGCTGTTCGTCGAGCCAGAGATGCTGATCCCTGGTGCCAGGAGCAAGCTCTTCAGGGCAACCTACCACGAGCTCAGGAAGATGCTCAAGCCGCCGTCGGAGGATGAGCTAGCGGAGACGGAGCTAGAGCCGACAGAGAAGAAAGCTCCTCCACCAAGGTCCGAGAACGAGATTGCTCGGAAGGTGATCCAGAAGGTGAAAAGCACCATCGGTCTCGGTCTCGGCTCGGAAAATGTTGTTCACAAAGCCTGGGCGGTCGCCAATGAGCTCAAGGAATTTGCCAAGGAGAAGAAAAAGGAGTTCATCGAGAAGTGGAAATTAAGGGCGGTCGTGCGTTCTGCCAAGAAGACTTTCAAGGAGATGGCAGTGGAGTTCATCATCGAGGCAAAGAACTTCATCAGCGAGGCTGAGAAGTTCATCAGCGAGGAGAAAAAAAAGAAGCAAacgaaggaggaggagaagattaCGGACCTCTTGGGATCTGCCAAGAAGAAGGCTGAGGAGTTCATCAAGGAAGAGGAGAAGACG gagaaggagaaggagaaagaagaggagaggaaTAAAAAGCAAATGGTGGACGATTTCTCGAGGAGTGCACAGGCGGTCATCAAGGAGATCAACGATCAGTTGGAAGAGGAGACGAAGAAGCAGAAGCAGCTCACGAAGCTCGTGGATAGGAATCTAAtgaccaaagaggaggagctgctAAAGATTCGAGCAAGAGAGCACGCGGATGATAAGATGTGGGCGGTGATCCGGGGCGTGTGGGTGGAGATGCTCTGCTTCTCCGCCGGCAGGTGCCGAGGGTACCTGCACGCCAAGAGCCTGGGCAACGGCGGCGAGTACCTCTCCTACGTCTGGCTCCTCCTGTCCTACATGGGGATGGAGACCATGCCGGAGAGGAtg AGGATGCAGAGGCCAGAGCTGCCCGTGGTTGGGGACACCAGAGCTCTGGTAAAGACACCCACGGATGAGGACGTGGACGACCCCGTCGGTGAACACAACGTTTGA